Proteins from one Acidimicrobiales bacterium genomic window:
- a CDS encoding FAD-dependent oxidoreductase, with amino-acid sequence MSELPTRANVVVIGAGIVGSCLVGHLARLGWTDLVLLEKGPLPNPGGSTGHASNFIFPVDHNKEMALLGEQSANQYRDMQLSVDSGGIEVARTADRMHELARRMTSARAWGIEAHLLTPAEVVELVPFVNEEVILGGFYSPTVSVVDSLEAGTTMRREAVETVGCQVFANTEVLDIETSEGEGGVTTVRSVVTDKGTIQADHVVIACGVWSNRIANMAGAAIPLVPTVHQMADVGPVDILAETNNEIGYPIVRDMDTLCYERQSAGSMEIGSYGHRPIFHHPDEIPSNEEAALSPTEMPFTPDDFDPQMETAIELMEMLGDAEIKYAINGLLAMTPDTMPCLGETPEVRNLWSAAAVWVKEGPGMAQVVAEWMTFGYPRVIDVHGADIARFYDQERTEEHIWARAEEHFNKTYGIVHPDEQWEGRRNLRVGPYFSRQEDLDAMFFQARTWERPQWFGANADLVERYDLSERDVEWDNRWWSPITIGEHLNLRENCGVVDLSAFQIYELEGPGAVEYADRLAVNKVDVPVGRSIYTPWLTADGGFHSDLTMMRLGEDRVRIVTGVFDGGRDEFWTRRHMPTDGSVSFRNITEDVTTLGLWGPNAPAVLSQLTDQNLSQTDSPYGSIVDAEVAGLPCQLFRISYVGDTGWEIYASWDDGPALWDALMEAGADLGIRPTGGGVYGSSGRLEKGYRLMGAELESEYNPVEAGLARPRVKAADFIGKEAYLAAREAGDPEVLMCTLTVEDQTDGLGRNRHMMGGNEPILTPDGDRITDSHGRVSRVTSAGYGPSVGRHLLMAYLPRELAVSGTDLQVMYMNELYPVEVATTGAVFDPTDSRMKG; translated from the coding sequence ATGAGCGAACTCCCGACTCGCGCCAACGTCGTCGTGATCGGTGCCGGCATCGTCGGCAGTTGTCTCGTCGGCCACCTGGCCCGCTTGGGCTGGACCGACCTCGTCCTACTGGAGAAGGGCCCGCTGCCCAATCCCGGCGGCTCGACCGGCCACGCCTCCAACTTCATCTTCCCGGTCGATCACAACAAGGAGATGGCACTGCTTGGCGAGCAGAGCGCCAACCAGTACCGGGACATGCAACTCTCGGTCGATTCGGGAGGTATCGAAGTGGCCCGAACCGCCGACCGGATGCACGAGCTGGCCCGCCGCATGACGTCAGCCAGGGCGTGGGGTATTGAGGCCCACCTGCTCACCCCGGCCGAGGTTGTAGAGCTAGTGCCATTCGTCAACGAGGAGGTCATCCTCGGTGGCTTCTACAGTCCCACGGTGTCGGTGGTCGACTCGCTGGAGGCTGGCACCACCATGCGCAGGGAGGCCGTCGAAACGGTCGGCTGCCAGGTGTTCGCCAACACCGAGGTGCTCGACATCGAAACTAGCGAGGGCGAGGGAGGCGTGACCACCGTCCGTTCAGTAGTCACCGACAAGGGCACCATCCAGGCCGACCACGTGGTCATCGCCTGCGGCGTCTGGTCCAACCGCATCGCCAACATGGCCGGTGCCGCCATCCCGTTGGTGCCCACCGTGCACCAGATGGCCGACGTCGGCCCCGTCGACATCCTGGCCGAGACCAATAACGAGATCGGCTACCCGATCGTCCGAGACATGGACACCCTTTGCTATGAGCGGCAATCGGCCGGCTCCATGGAGATCGGGTCGTACGGCCACCGGCCCATCTTCCACCACCCGGACGAGATCCCATCCAACGAGGAGGCGGCGCTGTCGCCCACTGAGATGCCCTTCACGCCGGACGACTTCGACCCTCAGATGGAGACGGCCATCGAGCTGATGGAAATGCTCGGTGACGCCGAAATCAAATACGCCATCAACGGCCTATTGGCCATGACCCCGGACACCATGCCGTGCCTCGGAGAGACCCCCGAGGTCCGCAACCTTTGGTCAGCCGCCGCGGTGTGGGTCAAGGAGGGACCAGGCATGGCTCAGGTGGTCGCCGAGTGGATGACCTTTGGCTATCCCCGTGTCATCGACGTCCACGGTGCCGACATCGCGCGCTTCTACGACCAGGAGCGGACCGAGGAGCACATCTGGGCCCGGGCCGAGGAGCACTTCAACAAGACGTACGGCATTGTCCACCCGGACGAGCAGTGGGAAGGCCGCCGGAACCTGCGAGTTGGCCCCTACTTCTCCCGTCAGGAGGACTTGGACGCCATGTTCTTCCAGGCTCGGACCTGGGAGCGCCCGCAGTGGTTCGGAGCCAACGCCGACCTGGTAGAGCGCTACGACCTGTCCGAGAGGGATGTGGAATGGGATAACCGCTGGTGGAGCCCCATCACCATCGGTGAGCACCTCAACCTGCGCGAGAACTGCGGTGTGGTGGACCTCAGCGCCTTCCAGATCTACGAGTTGGAAGGTCCGGGAGCCGTCGAGTACGCCGACCGCCTGGCCGTCAACAAGGTGGACGTGCCGGTCGGCCGCTCCATCTACACCCCGTGGCTGACCGCCGATGGTGGATTCCACTCCGACCTGACCATGATGCGACTCGGTGAGGACCGGGTGCGGATCGTCACCGGCGTGTTCGATGGTGGACGGGACGAGTTCTGGACCCGCCGCCACATGCCGACCGATGGCTCGGTGTCGTTCCGCAACATCACTGAGGATGTCACCACGCTCGGCCTTTGGGGCCCCAACGCCCCGGCCGTGCTGTCTCAGCTCACTGACCAGAACCTGAGCCAGACCGACTCGCCCTACGGGTCGATCGTTGATGCTGAGGTGGCTGGTCTACCGTGCCAGTTGTTCCGTATCTCCTACGTTGGCGACACCGGCTGGGAGATCTACGCGTCCTGGGACGACGGGCCGGCCCTATGGGACGCCCTGATGGAGGCCGGTGCCGACCTGGGCATCCGCCCGACCGGCGGTGGCGTCTACGGGTCGTCGGGTCGGCTCGAGAAGGGTTACCGACTGATGGGAGCCGAGCTGGAGAGCGAGTACAACCCGGTGGAGGCCGGTCTGGCCCGACCGAGGGTCAAGGCTGCCGACTTCATCGGCAAGGAGGCCTACCTGGCTGCTCGGGAGGCTGGGGATCCCGAGGTCCTGATGTGCACCCTGACCGTCGAGGACCAGACCGATGGCCTGGGTCGGAATCGCCACATGATGGGTGGGAACGAGCCAATCCTGACCCCGGACGGTGATCGCATCACCGACAGCCACGGTCGGGTCAGCCGGGTCACCTCGGCCGGCTACGGGCCGTCGGTGGGCCGACACCTCCTGATGGCCTACCTGCCCCGGGAACTGGCTGTTTCCGGAACCGACTTGCAGGTGATGTACATGAACGAGCTTTATCCGGTGGAGGTCGCCACCACGGGTGCCGTGTTTGATCCCACCGACTCCCGGATGAAGGGCTGA
- a CDS encoding electron transfer flavoprotein subunit alpha/FixB family protein produces MSLLVVCDHDRGHLAEASLEALAFGRPLAAAAGLDLAAVVIGEGAEVASTDLAIHGAATVHLASHDLLTDFGPEAWGETVVQLVRATGATAVLACGTDRGNEVLAQVAARLEVPFVANCRTVQPADGDWSMTRVQWGGSLLEDTTLSADVKLVSVAHHAVEAAPADAPAAGVVAPFLPDLDPSLSATVVADRVVLTQGITLATSPVVVGGGRGVGSAEAFAPLEELASELGGVVGCSRAVTNNGWRPHSDQVGQTGTRIAPEIYIASGISGAIQHWVGAMAAKNILAINIDPEANMVTRAGHAVIADLHQVIPAITAEIRRRRG; encoded by the coding sequence GTGAGCCTGCTCGTTGTCTGCGACCACGACCGGGGCCACCTGGCCGAGGCCTCGCTGGAGGCCCTTGCCTTTGGGCGCCCGCTGGCTGCGGCGGCCGGACTGGATCTGGCCGCCGTGGTAATCGGCGAGGGCGCCGAGGTGGCCTCTACCGACCTGGCGATCCACGGGGCGGCCACCGTCCACTTGGCCTCCCACGACCTCCTCACTGACTTCGGCCCCGAGGCCTGGGGTGAGACGGTGGTCCAACTGGTGAGGGCCACCGGGGCGACGGCTGTGCTGGCCTGTGGTACAGACCGTGGCAACGAGGTCCTGGCCCAGGTGGCGGCCCGCCTGGAGGTGCCATTTGTGGCCAATTGCCGGACGGTCCAGCCCGCCGACGGTGACTGGTCCATGACCCGAGTCCAGTGGGGTGGTTCTCTGCTCGAGGACACCACGCTGTCTGCAGACGTGAAGCTGGTCTCCGTGGCCCATCACGCTGTGGAGGCCGCTCCGGCCGATGCACCAGCCGCCGGAGTGGTGGCACCCTTCCTGCCCGACTTGGACCCGTCGCTGTCGGCCACCGTGGTGGCAGACCGGGTCGTCCTGACCCAGGGCATTACCCTCGCCACCTCTCCTGTAGTGGTGGGTGGCGGTCGGGGCGTCGGTTCGGCTGAGGCGTTCGCGCCGCTGGAGGAACTGGCCTCCGAGCTGGGTGGGGTGGTGGGCTGTTCTCGGGCCGTGACCAACAACGGCTGGCGTCCCCACAGCGACCAGGTTGGACAGACCGGCACGCGGATCGCCCCAGAGATCTACATCGCCAGCGGCATCTCGGGCGCCATCCAGCACTGGGTTGGCGCTATGGCGGCCAAGAACATCCTCGCCATCAATATCGACCCGGAGGCCAACATGGTCACCCGAGCCGGCCACGCTGTGATCGCCGACCTGCACCAGGTCATCCCGGCCATCACCGCCGAGATTCGTCGTCGCAGGGGCTGA
- a CDS encoding DUF1015 family protein, which produces MLRPFPGLVVDPAWADRVTTGPYDAYSPTQRAAIAEANPYSFLNVTRSQEDVPPGRRDDIDGLIAECAGSMQRIYDAGAYVPHDAPSLFLYRLATADHVQTGIMGLVPVTEPGDRRVLRHEAVRPGRANLLTRHLLEVGMSSSPISLTYRTDDALDAVVAACCNDDPVLESTSDGVHQMVWAVSGAAADTLANALGERPLYVTDGHHRLAAAVEARTRNPGLADDHPLQWTQAVLFPDAEMLVLPFHRRVGDRARRSADELVDSLSGVGDLVPCPGIEEARPSGPGSVGVYLAGRWFSMDLPPASGRRAVDLLDVARLQDGVLAPVFGIEDPGSDPMIDYVPEPVGINALVERCDADSRVGFIVHATSVAEMMAVADEDGLMPPKSSYFEPKPRSGVFVRRLDRERSSGSTTA; this is translated from the coding sequence GTGCTGCGGCCCTTCCCGGGCCTGGTCGTGGACCCGGCATGGGCCGACCGAGTCACTACCGGACCGTACGACGCCTACTCACCGACCCAGCGGGCGGCCATCGCCGAGGCCAACCCTTACAGCTTCCTGAACGTGACCCGTTCCCAGGAGGATGTTCCGCCCGGCCGGCGGGACGACATCGACGGCCTGATCGCCGAGTGTGCTGGGTCGATGCAACGCATATACGACGCTGGCGCCTATGTGCCCCACGACGCCCCGTCCCTGTTCCTGTACCGCCTGGCCACAGCCGACCACGTCCAGACCGGCATCATGGGGCTGGTTCCAGTGACCGAGCCCGGCGACCGGCGGGTTCTCCGCCACGAAGCGGTTCGTCCGGGCCGGGCCAACCTCCTGACCCGGCACCTGCTGGAGGTCGGGATGTCCTCCAGCCCCATCTCGCTCACCTACCGGACCGACGACGCCCTGGACGCCGTCGTCGCAGCGTGCTGCAACGACGACCCTGTGCTGGAGTCGACTAGCGACGGTGTACACCAGATGGTGTGGGCAGTCAGCGGGGCGGCCGCCGACACCCTGGCCAACGCCCTGGGTGAACGGCCCCTGTACGTAACCGACGGGCACCATCGCCTAGCGGCCGCGGTGGAAGCTCGGACCAGAAACCCCGGCCTCGCCGACGACCACCCTCTGCAATGGACCCAGGCCGTCCTGTTCCCGGACGCCGAGATGCTGGTCCTGCCCTTTCACCGGCGGGTCGGCGACCGGGCGAGACGGTCGGCCGACGAACTGGTCGATTCCCTGTCCGGAGTCGGCGACCTGGTCCCGTGCCCCGGTATCGAGGAGGCCCGACCTTCCGGTCCGGGGTCGGTCGGCGTGTACCTGGCCGGTCGGTGGTTCTCTATGGACCTGCCCCCGGCCAGCGGTCGGCGGGCCGTCGACCTCCTGGACGTAGCTCGGCTCCAGGACGGGGTACTGGCCCCAGTCTTCGGGATCGAGGACCCGGGCAGCGACCCGATGATCGACTACGTCCCCGAACCGGTCGGTATCAACGCCCTGGTCGAGCGCTGCGACGCCGATTCCCGGGTCGGGTTCATCGTCCACGCCACGTCGGTGGCCGAGATGATGGCCGTAGCCGATGAGGACGGCCTGATGCCGCCCAAGTCGTCGTACTTTGAGCCCAAGCCCCGGTCCGGCGTGTTCGTCCGCCGCCTCGACCGAGAGCGCTCCTCGGGGTCAACAACCGCGTGA
- the pabB gene encoding aminodeoxychorismate synthase component I, giving the protein MTSPAVRRALLQFPQDGERRWLSFEAPWDTIVAEELHDVPAAMAAAQQAAASGRWVVGMVSYDAGPAFDDAIRAARIRRCPLVSFGVFDGPRPSSSAPDGQPSASGGYHVGPWVPNRSQPAYLTSVRTVRELIAAGETYQVNYTIRLRSPFSGDPLGLFGDLVRAQRADHAAYLDLGDQAVCSASPEMFIRREGRRLTSRPMKGTIGRHPDPEFDSLAAAHLSRSEKDLAENTMIVDMVRNDLSRIADGGSVMVPALYTVETYPTLHTMTSTVVADSDADLNTLFEALFPAASITGAPKVRTTEIIEALEGDGRGIYTGAIGALAPDGTLEFNIAIRTVWIDRERGTAEYGVGGGIVWDSDPDEEWREVEHKSRVLGRARSDFRLLETMSWDPVGGVGLRHRHVDRMAASAEHFGFEFDGRRVDELLDGVEGVGPLRLRLLSAPDGLAELQVSDAPELTTEPWDVPVDVEPVPGGHEFLFHKTTVREVYDNARSRFPGAPDVLLWNEVGELTETTIGNLVLDLDGRLVTPPVACGLLPGTFRAQLLADGTVVEQVVSRSDLDRAVSVWLVNSVRGWVPIIPVTDTSTVLGGTRRRY; this is encoded by the coding sequence GTGACCAGTCCGGCAGTGCGCCGGGCACTCCTGCAGTTCCCGCAGGACGGCGAGCGGCGGTGGCTCTCGTTCGAGGCACCGTGGGACACCATCGTGGCCGAGGAACTCCATGACGTCCCTGCTGCCATGGCGGCCGCCCAGCAGGCGGCGGCCTCCGGACGGTGGGTGGTGGGCATGGTCTCCTACGATGCCGGACCGGCCTTCGATGACGCCATTCGCGCCGCTCGGATACGTCGGTGTCCGCTGGTCTCCTTCGGCGTGTTCGACGGGCCCCGCCCGTCGTCCAGTGCCCCCGACGGGCAGCCGTCGGCTAGCGGCGGCTATCACGTCGGGCCGTGGGTCCCAAACCGGTCCCAACCTGCCTACCTGACGTCGGTTCGGACAGTCCGGGAACTCATCGCCGCTGGCGAGACCTACCAGGTCAACTACACCATCCGGCTCCGGTCGCCGTTCAGCGGCGACCCGCTGGGCCTCTTCGGCGACCTGGTCCGGGCCCAGCGGGCCGACCACGCCGCCTACCTGGACCTGGGTGACCAGGCCGTCTGCTCGGCATCGCCCGAGATGTTCATCCGTCGCGAGGGCCGTCGCCTCACCTCGCGCCCCATGAAGGGCACTATCGGACGCCACCCGGACCCCGAGTTCGACAGCCTGGCCGCCGCCCACTTGTCGCGCTCGGAGAAGGACCTGGCCGAAAACACGATGATCGTGGACATGGTGCGCAACGACCTGAGTCGGATTGCCGACGGGGGCTCGGTGATGGTCCCGGCTCTGTACACCGTGGAGACCTACCCCACCCTGCACACCATGACGTCGACGGTGGTGGCCGACTCGGACGCTGACCTAAACACACTGTTCGAGGCGCTCTTCCCCGCGGCGTCGATCACCGGCGCCCCCAAGGTCCGCACCACCGAGATCATCGAGGCTCTGGAGGGCGACGGTCGGGGGATCTACACCGGAGCGATCGGGGCGCTGGCCCCGGACGGAACCCTGGAGTTCAACATCGCCATTCGAACCGTCTGGATCGATCGGGAACGGGGCACGGCTGAGTACGGCGTGGGCGGCGGCATCGTGTGGGACTCCGACCCGGACGAGGAGTGGCGGGAGGTTGAGCACAAGAGCCGGGTTCTGGGTCGGGCCCGGTCGGACTTCCGCCTCCTGGAGACCATGTCCTGGGATCCGGTCGGCGGCGTCGGCCTCCGCCATCGTCACGTCGACCGTATGGCGGCGTCGGCCGAGCACTTCGGCTTCGAGTTCGATGGTCGCCGCGTGGACGAGTTGCTGGACGGCGTGGAGGGAGTAGGCCCCCTCCGCCTCCGCCTGCTGAGCGCCCCTGACGGTTTGGCAGAACTGCAGGTGTCCGACGCACCGGAACTCACCACCGAGCCGTGGGACGTCCCAGTGGACGTGGAGCCGGTACCTGGCGGGCACGAATTCCTGTTCCACAAGACCACGGTGCGCGAGGTCTACGACAATGCCCGGTCTCGCTTTCCCGGAGCGCCAGACGTGCTGTTGTGGAACGAGGTGGGCGAGCTGACCGAGACCACCATCGGCAACTTAGTCCTGGACCTGGACGGCCGGCTGGTGACCCCGCCGGTGGCCTGTGGGCTCCTCCCCGGCACCTTCCGGGCCCAGCTGCTGGCAGACGGCACCGTCGTCGAGCAGGTGGTGTCACGGTCTGACCTTGACCGGGCGGTCTCCGTGTGGCTGGTCAACTCGGTACGGGGCTGGGTGCCCATCATCCCGGTGACCGACACCAGTACCGTCCTCGGGGGGACCAGACGCCGCTACTGA
- a CDS encoding NAD(P)-binding domain-containing protein, whose translation MKILFADAFPESFIEILRERGDECVVSPDLGAEDLPETIGGFDVLVVRSTRVTAEAIDRSDNLGLIVRSGAGTNTIDCQAAADAGIYVCNVPGTNSVAVAELALGLLLAVDRHIPAATADLRAGVWNKKAYSKSDGLLGKTFGVVGVGEIGLATAERARAFGMTVVAERKADRQPDVEARIRAIGIRLVEDLDTLIAESDVISIHLPGGGDTENLVDADFLEKMRPDAVLINTSRGEVVDEVALLAAMDTKGIRAGLDVFRDEPGSGTGEFTSALAGHPNVVGTHHIGASTQQAQDATSAGTVEVIEAYRIGEPMNCVNVARTRVGSTTITIRHFDRVGVLASALEVLRQAHINVQTMENKVFQGSNAAMAVIDVTGEVSDEVSDQLSSLENVLQVQTTSREQ comes from the coding sequence ATGAAGATCCTGTTCGCCGACGCATTCCCCGAGTCGTTCATCGAGATTCTTCGAGAGCGGGGCGACGAGTGCGTCGTCTCTCCCGATCTCGGTGCCGAGGACCTCCCCGAGACCATCGGGGGCTTCGACGTGCTGGTCGTCCGTAGCACCAGAGTCACGGCCGAGGCCATCGACCGTTCCGACAACCTCGGTCTCATCGTTCGATCGGGCGCCGGCACCAACACCATCGACTGCCAGGCGGCAGCTGACGCCGGTATCTACGTGTGCAACGTGCCCGGCACCAACTCGGTAGCCGTGGCCGAGTTGGCCCTCGGCCTCCTTTTGGCCGTAGACCGCCACATCCCGGCGGCTACCGCCGACCTCAGGGCCGGTGTCTGGAACAAGAAGGCGTACAGCAAATCCGATGGTCTCCTAGGCAAGACATTTGGTGTGGTCGGCGTGGGCGAGATTGGCCTGGCCACCGCCGAGCGGGCCCGAGCGTTCGGTATGACCGTGGTGGCCGAACGCAAGGCTGACCGTCAGCCAGACGTTGAGGCTCGCATCCGGGCTATCGGGATCCGCCTGGTGGAAGACCTGGACACCCTGATCGCCGAATCGGACGTCATCTCGATCCACTTGCCAGGTGGCGGGGACACCGAGAACTTGGTGGACGCCGACTTCCTGGAGAAGATGAGGCCGGATGCCGTCCTGATCAACACCAGCCGTGGCGAGGTGGTTGACGAGGTCGCCCTATTAGCGGCCATGGACACCAAAGGCATCCGGGCGGGTCTCGACGTGTTCCGCGACGAGCCGGGTAGCGGCACCGGGGAGTTCACGTCGGCCCTAGCCGGCCACCCCAACGTGGTGGGTACCCACCACATCGGCGCGTCCACCCAACAGGCCCAGGACGCCACATCGGCAGGCACCGTCGAAGTCATCGAGGCTTACCGGATCGGCGAGCCCATGAACTGTGTCAACGTCGCCAGGACCCGAGTCGGGTCGACCACCATCACCATCCGGCACTTCGACCGGGTAGGCGTGCTGGCCAGCGCCCTAGAGGTGCTGCGCCAGGCCCACATCAACGTCCAGACCATGGAGAACAAGGTCTTCCAGGGATCGAACGCCGCCATGGCCGTCATCGACGTGACGGGCGAAGTCTCCGACGAGGTGAGCGACCAGTTGTCCAGTCTGGAGAACGTTCTCCAGGTCCAAACCACGTCTCGCGAGCAGTGA
- a CDS encoding 3-keto-5-aminohexanoate cleavage protein, translating into MTRSMNRDVIISCAVTGAGDTAGRSEHVPVTPAQIANSALDAASAGAAIVHCHVREPETGRGTRTVAYYQEVVERIREKNDDVVVNLTAGMGGDLNVGPDDDPMSWQPGTDLVGGAERLAHVEAIRPDICSMDCGSLNFGDDNEVYVSTPSMLRIMAQRVRELGVRPELEVFDTGNLWFAETMIAEGLIDAPYWIQLCLSIPYGTPLDVGILQAMVNRLPDEAEFTSFGLGAMQMPMAAQSVMLGGHVRVGLEDNLYLERGVLATNAQLVEKAVRIVELMGARIQTTTDARQTLKLG; encoded by the coding sequence ATGACCCGATCCATGAACCGCGACGTGATCATCTCGTGTGCCGTAACCGGTGCCGGCGACACCGCCGGACGCAGCGAGCACGTTCCAGTGACCCCGGCCCAGATTGCCAACTCGGCCCTGGATGCCGCCTCGGCTGGTGCAGCCATCGTGCACTGCCACGTCCGTGAGCCGGAGACCGGCCGGGGGACCCGGACCGTGGCCTACTACCAGGAGGTGGTAGAGCGCATCCGGGAGAAGAACGATGACGTCGTGGTCAACCTGACCGCTGGGATGGGGGGGGACCTCAACGTCGGGCCCGATGACGACCCGATGTCCTGGCAGCCAGGGACCGACCTGGTCGGGGGCGCCGAGCGACTGGCCCATGTGGAGGCCATCCGGCCCGACATCTGCTCCATGGACTGCGGGTCACTGAACTTCGGTGATGACAACGAGGTCTACGTCTCGACCCCATCGATGCTGCGCATCATGGCCCAGCGGGTCCGCGAACTCGGGGTGCGACCTGAGCTGGAGGTCTTTGACACCGGCAACCTGTGGTTCGCCGAGACCATGATCGCTGAGGGTCTCATCGACGCCCCGTACTGGATCCAACTCTGCCTGTCCATCCCCTACGGCACGCCACTGGACGTGGGGATCCTGCAGGCCATGGTCAACCGACTTCCCGACGAGGCCGAGTTCACCTCATTCGGTCTCGGGGCCATGCAGATGCCGATGGCGGCCCAGTCGGTGATGCTGGGCGGCCACGTGCGCGTGGGCTTGGAGGACAACCTCTACCTAGAGCGGGGGGTGCTGGCCACCAACGCCCAGTTGGTCGAGAAGGCGGTCCGGATCGTGGAACTGATGGGTGCCCGGATCCAGACCACGACCGACGCCCGCCAAACCTTGAAGCTCGGCTGA
- a CDS encoding 3-hydroxyacyl-CoA dehydrogenase NAD-binding domain-containing protein — protein MAGTAPRTIGVVGTGVIGAGWAVRALARGHAVVAWDPAPGAEERLRATVDRAWPSATRLGLFPGADRSQLAWAATADDLAGRVDWIQESAPEDEDVKRPLLQALAGVAGPEVVIASSSSGLLPTRLQEGCRHPERVLIGHPFNPVYLLPLVEVVAGRQTSTEAVDAALTHYDDLVMHPLLVRTEIEGYLSDRLQEALWREILHLVNDGVATTRELDEAVHYGPGLRWAGMGTNLTFHLAGGEEGMRHMLGQFGPALKLPWTKLEAPDLTEDLIEVMAAGCEEQAEGRTMAELERLRDDYLVNVMRSLRPLGLGAGRLVAEREARIHEAGVPAQWSAGDPVAAPLTLYETTVEPDWVDYNGHMSEWAFLTAFGWASDKLFRYVGVDEDYRSAGHTFFTVETHLNYVREASLADPLRFTTQVLGVDAKRLHFFHAMEHATTGELLCTTEQMLLHVDTRAGSTAPLLPGPAAALAAIAKAHADLPVPPQVGQVMGLT, from the coding sequence GTGGCAGGAACCGCACCGCGCACCATCGGAGTGGTGGGCACCGGTGTTATCGGGGCCGGCTGGGCTGTCCGGGCGCTGGCCCGGGGCCACGCCGTGGTGGCCTGGGACCCGGCACCGGGTGCTGAGGAACGACTACGGGCCACCGTGGATCGGGCCTGGCCGTCGGCCACCAGGCTGGGGTTGTTCCCGGGGGCCGACCGGAGCCAGCTCGCGTGGGCGGCGACGGCCGATGACCTAGCGGGGCGGGTCGACTGGATCCAGGAGAGCGCCCCGGAAGACGAGGACGTCAAGCGTCCCCTGCTGCAGGCCCTGGCCGGGGTAGCCGGCCCCGAGGTGGTCATCGCTTCCAGTTCGTCTGGGCTCCTACCCACCCGGCTCCAGGAGGGCTGCCGACACCCAGAGCGGGTGCTCATCGGACACCCGTTCAACCCCGTGTACCTGCTGCCGCTAGTTGAGGTGGTAGCCGGTCGCCAGACATCGACCGAAGCGGTGGATGCGGCCCTGACCCACTACGACGACCTGGTCATGCATCCGCTGCTCGTTCGAACCGAGATCGAGGGCTACCTCTCGGACCGGCTCCAGGAGGCCCTGTGGCGGGAGATCCTGCACCTGGTCAACGACGGTGTGGCCACCACGCGAGAGCTGGACGAGGCGGTGCACTACGGCCCGGGCCTGAGGTGGGCCGGCATGGGGACCAACCTCACCTTCCACCTGGCGGGCGGTGAAGAGGGCATGCGCCACATGCTCGGCCAGTTCGGCCCGGCCCTGAAGTTGCCGTGGACGAAGCTGGAGGCCCCGGACTTGACCGAGGACCTCATCGAGGTGATGGCCGCCGGCTGCGAGGAGCAGGCCGAGGGCCGGACCATGGCTGAGCTCGAGCGGCTCCGCGACGACTACCTGGTCAACGTCATGCGATCGTTGCGTCCGCTGGGCCTGGGGGCCGGACGGCTGGTGGCCGAACGGGAGGCCCGAATCCACGAGGCCGGCGTCCCGGCCCAGTGGTCGGCGGGTGACCCGGTGGCCGCCCCGCTGACCCTGTACGAGACGACCGTCGAGCCTGACTGGGTGGACTACAACGGCCACATGTCTGAGTGGGCGTTCCTGACCGCTTTTGGGTGGGCCAGCGACAAGCTCTTCCGATATGTGGGCGTCGACGAGGACTACCGGTCGGCCGGCCACACTTTCTTCACTGTGGAGACCCACCTGAATTACGTGCGAGAGGCCTCACTGGCCGATCCACTCCGGTTCACCACCCAGGTTTTAGGCGTGGACGCCAAGCGGCTCCACTTCTTCCATGCCATGGAGCACGCCACCACCGGTGAGCTGCTGTGCACCACCGAGCAGATGCTGCTGCACGTGGACACCAGGGCCGGATCTACGGCTCCCCTTCTTCCCGGTCCGGCGGCTGCGCTGGCCGCCATCGCCAAAGCCCACGCCGATCTGCCCGTCCCGCCCCAGGTGGGTCAGGTCATGGGCCTGACCTGA